A part of Numenius arquata chromosome 2, bNumArq3.hap1.1, whole genome shotgun sequence genomic DNA contains:
- the SLC4A1AP gene encoding kanadaptin, producing MAEAMETEAAAEPASFKRPSRPLPAAPRLAEGSEPGPSPSPPARPAAAPPAPRYEEPPWGSRPPAGAGYGLEVLKGGVALGSVRLEGGSWFLVGRLPGCALSLEHPSVSRHHAVLQYRGAGGSPEGPAADAAGFYVYDLGSTHGTFLNKARVPPRTYCRVRVGHGLRFGGSSRIFLLQGPEEDQESESELTVTQLKALRKQQQAKLEKTMLGEDSDEEEEKEERSEKSQNSDMSCSWGMGEDAEEDEVEENPIAIDFQDVQDAFYMKDPRKALQGFFDREGEELEYEYDDRGHNSWLCRIKLPVDDASGKQLVAEVLHSGKKKEAMIQCALEACRLLDARGVLRQEAVSRKRKSKNWEDEDFYDSDDDTFLDRTGAVEKKRLNRMKKAGKIEEKPETYDSLVTKLKEAENELSEITEKLKASGKVQSQPAAQDSLDEFMTEIKSGCALDSVARKKLHLRSFELKKEQQRLKGLIKLVKPAELPELKPQSGSYSLEAESKPKKITLPLFGAMKGGSKFKLKTGSLGKLPVKRPDIPESLLKMKDDGPEEEEEEEEEEMEEEQEVDAINSRASNLEMKMTTEEETGKGTNDADGSPCNNKNLESLQDEVHFQPEPKILRNKSQLVPSQEKSQASAAVCKEPEETSEKVKKINSSSKVQQPFFSSQYPDDDPDYCIWIPPAGQSGDGKTHLNEKYGY from the exons ATGGCGGAGGCCATGGAGACGGAGGCAGCCGCCGAGCCCGCCAGCTTTAAGCGCCCGAGTCGCCCGCTGCCCGCTGCGCCCCGCTTGGCTGAGGGAAGCGAGCCGGGGCCCAGCCCGtcgccccccgcccgcccagcGGCCGCGCCGCCGGCGCCGCGCTACGAGGAGCCGCCGTGGGGCAGCCGCCCGCCGGCCGGCGCCGGTTACGGGCTGGAGGTGCTGAAGGGCGGCGTGGCGCTGGGCTCGGTGCGGCTGGAGGGCGGCAGCTGGTTCCTGGTGGGGCGGCTGCCCGGCTGCGCGCtgtccctggagcatccctcggTGTCGCGGCACCACGCCGTGCTGCAGTAccgcggggcgggcggctccCCCGAGGGCCCCGCTGCGGATGCCGCCGGCTTCTACGTATACGACCTGGGCAGCACCCACGGCACCTTCCTCAACAAGGCGCGGGTGCCGCCACGCACCTACTGCCGGGTGCGGGTGGGCCACGGGCTCCGCTTCGGCGGCAGCTCCCGCATCTTCCTCCTGCAG GGACCCGAAGAGGACCAGGAGTCTGAGTCGGAACTAACTGTGACACAACTGAAGGCACTACGTAAGCAGCAGCAAGCAAAATTAGAAAAGACGATGTTGGGAGAGGACTCtgatgaagaagaggaaaaagaggagagaagtgaGAAGAGTCAGAACAGTGATATGAGCTGCTCATGGGGAATGG gggaggatgctgaggagGATGAGGTTGAAGAAAACCCTATTGCTATTGATTTTCAAGATGTACAAGATGCCTTCTATATGAAAGATCCCAGAAAGGCCTTACAGGGCTTTTTTGACAgagaag gAGAAGAGTTAGAATATGAATATGATGATCGTGGGCACAATAGCTGGCTATGCAGGATCAA GTTGCCTGTGGATGATGCATCAGGGAAGCAGCTGGTGGCAGAGGTTCTCCATtcaggaaagaagaaggaagcaatGATACAGTGCGCACTGGAAGCTTGCAGGCTACTCGATGCTCGAGGAGTACTGAGGCAAGAAGCAG TATCCCgaaaaaggaaatcaaagaacTGGGAAGATGAGGATTTTTATGACAGTGATGATGACACCTTCCTTGATCGAACTGGTGCCGTAGAAAAGAAACGActgaacagaatgaaaaaagctggtaaaatagaagaaaaaccaGAGACTTATGACTCCCTG GTCACAAAGctaaaagaagctgaaaatgagCTTTCTGAGATAACAGAGAAGCTGAAGGCTTCAGGGAAAG tccagtcccagccagcagctcAAGATTCCTTGGATGAATTCATGACCGAAATAAAATCAGGATGCGCCTTAGACAGTGTGGCACGAAAGAAGCTTCACTTGCGGTCATTTGAACTGAAGAAAGAGCAACAGAGACTTAAAGGGTTAATAAAGCTTGTCAAGCCTGCAGAACTGCCTGAGCTGAAGCCTCA GAGTGGGAGTTACAGCCTGGAAGCAGAGAGCAAGCCTAAAAAGATTACCCTGCCTCTCTTTGGTGCAATGAAAGGGGGGAGCAAATTCAAGCTGAAAACTGGAAGCCTAGGG AAGTTGCCTGTTAAGCGTCCAGACATCCCTGAAAGcttgttaaaaatgaaagatgatggaccggaggaggaagaggaggaagaagaggaagaaatggagGAGGAGCAAGAAGTAGATGCAATAAACAGCAGAGCATCAAACCTGGAAATGAAAATGACAAcagaggaagaaacaggaaaaggaacTAATGATGCTGATGGTTCTCCTTGCAATAACAAGAATCTAGAATCCCTTCAGGATG aggttcaTTTTCAGCCTGAGCCAAAGATACTAAGGAATAAATCTCAATTGGTACCCTCACAAGAGAAATCTCAAG CATCTGCGGCAGTATGTAAGGAACCTGAAGAGACATCAGAGAAAGTTAAGAAAATCAATAGCTCAAGCAAG gtccaacaaccttttttttcctcacagtacCCAGATGATGACCCAGACTACTGCATATGGATTCCTCCTGCAG
- the SUPT7L gene encoding STAGA complex 65 subunit gamma gives MLRYWGEIPVSSNQANRSSFDLLQREFRTVEVQDPPLHQPSANKPRPTTMLDIPSEPCSLTIHTIQLIQHNRRLRGLIAMAQAQNQQQAEGIKTEDNEPLPSCPASPPLPDDLLPLDSKTPKMPFQLRHSDPESDFYRGKGEPVTELSWSSCRQLLYQSMATILAHTGFECANESVLETLTDIAHEYCLKFTKLLRFAVDREARLGHTPFPDVMEQVFHEVGIGSVLSLQKFWQHRIKDYHSYMLQVSKQLSEEYEKIVNPEKAAEDTKPVKIKEEPVSDITFPISEELEGDLASGDQSLPVGVLGAQSERFSANLEVEASPQTSGAEVNASPLWNLAQVKMEPQENEEANVHGHGVLGSDVFEEPMSGMSEAGMPQSPNGSESSYGSHSADSLMGSSPVFNQRCKKKMKKM, from the exons ATGCTGCGATATTGGGGTGAGATTCCGGTTTCATCCAACCAGGCCAACCGTAGCTCCTTCGACTTGCTTCAGCGTGAGTTCCGTACTGTGGAAGTCCAAGATCCTCCATTGCACCAGCCATCCGCAAACAAACCCCGGCCCACCACCATGCTGGACATCCCCTCGGAGCCCTGCAGCCTCACCATTCACACCATTCAGCTCATCCAGCACAACCGGCGGCTGCGCGGCCTGATCGCCATGGCTCAGGCCCAAAACCAGCAGCAAGCAGAAGGCATAAAAACTGAAGACAACGAACCGCTGCCATCTTGTCCGGCCTCTCCACCTCTCCCTGATGACCTGCTTCCTCTGGATAGCAAGACCCCCAAAATGCCATTTCAGCTGAGGCACAGTGACCCAGAGAGTGATTTCTACAG AGGAAAAGGGGAGCCAGTGACTGAGCTGAGTTGGTCCTCCTGCCGGCAGCTTCTCTACCAGTCAATGGCCACCATCCTGGCTCACACAGGCTTTGAGTGTGCCAATGAGAGTGTCCTGGAGACCTTGACAGACATTGCCCACGAGTACTGCTTGAAGTTCACCAAACTGCTGCGCTTTGCTGTGGATCGAGAAGCTCGACTTGGGCACACTCCTTTCCCAGATGTCATGGAGCAGGTATTCCACGAAGTGGGCattggcagtgtgctctcgctgCAGAAGTTCTGGCAACACCGCATTAAGGATTATCACAGCTACATGCTTCAG GTTAGCAAGCAGCTCTCTGAAGAGTATGAGAAGATTGTCAACCCTGAAAAGGCAGCAGAAGACACAAAGCCTGTGAAAATTAAGGAAGAACCTGTTAGTGATATTACTTTCCCTATAAGTGAGGAGCTGGAAGGAGATCTGGCTTCTGGTGACCAGTCTTTACCTGTTGGAGTCCTTGGAGCTCAAAGTGAGCGCTTCTCTGCCAACTTGGAAGTAGAAGCTTCACCACAGACTTCAG ggGCTGAGGTGAATGCTTCCCCACTCTGGAACTTGGCACAGGTAAAAATGGAGCCACAGGAAAATGAGGAGGCTAATGTACATGGCCACGGGGTCCTAGGCAGTGATGTCTTTGAGGAACCTATGTCAGGCATGAGCGAAGCTGGGATGCCACAGAGTCCCAATGGCTCTGAGAGCAGCTATGGTTCTCATTCTGCTGACAGTCTGATGGGATCCTCACCTGTCTTCAACCAGcgctgcaagaaaaaaatgaagaagatgTGA